ACCAATAAATAAGCTGAATCAATCCGCGGTTGACCTAGAAAGTTCTAGGAGACGGGAATCGAATAATTTGCAGAGAGTAGAGGGGCTTTTCTGCAACATCacgtaatatatatatatatatatatatattatatattactTTTGAGGGCGAAGCAGACTCGCTTAAGAAACCCTAACCATGAGGGAGAAGCAAGGGAGAGGGGAGGGGGGCTTGGGCAGGCGGTTTTGGTGTGTGAATGTAATATTGAGAGAGCAAAAGAGAGATTCCCCCAATACGCAGCGTTTCGAGGGGGAAACTTTTCAGTTTCGCGGTTTTGTTAAATGTCGAGATTGCCCCTGAGCGGCATTGGTAAAACTCGAAGACCGCCCGGGGGAAATGCGTAGCGGGAAAGTGGTGAACTTTGTCTGGTCCGCCAAAAGCTTGAAACGACGTCGTGGTGAGAAGAGCGGTCGTACGCTCACTGCTTGTGGTTTGTTCTCATGAGAAGATCTATCGCCGACTAGTGGCGGCTGCAAttcttttaattctattttttggaAAAAGCCAAGAAACTTCCTACTTTATAGTTACCAATAAACCTTCGACATCAtgtgaatttaaaatttgaggGGGAGTGCTTGAATTTATGTGGTCTTAATTATTGTTTAACacattaattttatgataataaaattaaaaaaattaagtttataATTACGTGTCATTCAACAATTCATGCCACATAAAGACCACACTTATTTTTGATGTGGAAGATTTAATCTCTTGAAAGAAGGATAGGCTACCGTGGTGATACCAATGCAGTGTCGCAAAATACCCCTctaatgtttgaatttttttttcgaacaaacgttattatctacactaagggggtgaGAGAATGGATTAAACCTCACAATATATTAGTGATAATGTGGTTCAAGTTCGCCTTTGGCGATAATCGAATTGAAAatctcttacttataagtaaaaatGAATTACATTGGACCATAATACTAAATATATATGACTTTATGATATGGTGAATGAAGCTCTTTTTATAGTAGATGAGAGTTTTTTAGTCCAACCTGGATTTGGGATATGTAgaataattctcaaattaacgattaaaatcaaatcaaatatcaatGTAACGCAAAATTTAACGAGAACAACATATTGTTAGTTAAGGAGAAGGGTATTGATTTTAATTGTTTCTTGTCACTACAGTTAAACACTATCTGGAACTATCTGGAACAAGTTTATTATTCGATTCCtaccaaaatatttttttttagggttgacCTTATCTTGACTTATATGTTGGGTATAAAACTTACCTTTATTAGTTGAGAATTGAAAGGAAGATTTCTCCCATTATTCTTGGTGTGCTTTTTTCGCATGGAatatatttctcttttttcttggcaaaaaaaatatatttctctTTAAAATATTGCTTCATAAACTTTAGTTTTTATACAACAATACatgaaatttcataattttagtTTACTTACATAATAAGTCAAccataataattatatattaaactCACAATCTATTTGAGTTGAACTTCAGATCTTCGACCACGcttacaaatgaaaatgaatgtCAGTAGATTAGTAGGTCATATGGTTCTAGAGTCGTGGATATGAGACTGGCACAAGGCTTCCTTTGGTAGGTGGAGGGTGTTGGTTCCTCCTGCATGAGTACGTAACTTACgtgttatatatttatttaataagaTATCTTTATCTCAGTGTGCTATTTTAATTTAcgtatttataaaaattaaatcaaactaTTATTGAATGAGGAattaaacaaggaaaaaaaatttacgtTTGATTTATGAACGTTATTTTAGAAAGATAgactataaaaaaatataggaTATATGTTTCTTGTCACCTTAATCATAGTAGCTAGGGTGCCCTTGTAAATTTATAATCGATGATAGCAGCTTATATGGAATGAGTTCGTCGTTCTTGTAGTGTCCCGATCTAACAAGAATATGGAAGAAAACTTGCACATAGCAATATATTATTAGGTTGAGATGCCGCGTGACGGTAAATCTATTTTCTCCTAACTGAGACTTAATAGCAATAACCACTTTGATGCTCTACTCAATTATAAGCTCGTGACGTTCATAAATTAGTGTGACAAAAAGATAAACGCAATATATTATATACTTAGGCATAATATTTAAGACTTGGAGACCTAGTGATTGCAAAATAAAGTGAGACTATTTTTGCTTTATGACTTAATATTCTTGGttatatttagaatttggaaaTCTCAAAAACTATATGCTTACTTGCATGTGGATGGATGtcttttacataaaaatattcTTATGTATGCGATAGGCCAAAATGTTCTTTGCTCAAACCTTTTTAGGGCATATAGGGGCCTTTAGTCACCTGGGGTCTCCCACTTATATGCTGAACATGGTGACAAGTTTTGTAATTAGGTAGAAATCTATAAAGGAGAAACGCTTTATTCTCTCGTCACCTGTTCACCACGTGACAATTGCTTATTGAACGGGCAGTACACTTCTTCAACACATGGTAAGCATATTAGACGGTGATGCCACCAAAACTTGGTTGCATGAGAAAATCTCTTCAAAAAGTTACCCCGAGATCTCTGGCTTGGATCCCAAAGGTGATCCACCGGCCCTTGCTGGAACCTATAGAGGGGTGAACTAGACAACCTATCGCTAAAGTGTTTTGCCAGCATAAAAATGGAGGACAAGGTGAGGAAAGAATGACACCCAAGTACCAAACCAAAATATGAAAGCTCACTGGCATTAGGATATGAACTACAACTGGCTTGACCACAGATACGTGCAATTTTCAAATCGTTGACCCGAAAAGAAAACCGTAACTGCTTCACATTCACAGTTAGTAGTACCTAAATCACATTACATCTACCCACACATTCCTGAACACAGtgctttgtgtgtgtgtgtgtgtgtgtgtgtgtgtgtgtatgagaGAGCGAAGTTAAACATAGAAAAGTTACTTGAAAAAATAGGTTAATTCTTGACAATATCTAGTAAAAATAAGCACCTAAACTCCGTGTGGGAAAGGTGTAATACATGTCTTTCCCAATTTCTCACACTAGACACCAATATTCCGACGAGCTAATGTCCTCTGCAATACTCAAATTCAACCGttgaatgatcaaaataatagaCGGTGCTTGAAAAGAGTGCTCTAGAGCTCTACCCTAACACATCCATCGTCCAGAACTACCTCCAATTACCTGGAATGACCTTCCACCACCGGCAGAAGCAGTTGGGCAGGTCAGCATGTCTTCATTTTACTGTATATGTATCATCCAATTCATTCCAGGAAGCCCAGCCCCAACATACCGCATACAAGTATTCTCACACCAAAAAGCAAGCTTCGCAGATCGGCATAAGCGAGACACTTAACGAACCAAAACTGACATAAATGCACCACACAAGGACTGGAAAAAGCAATCTGTGTCTGGATGGTGAGAAGGGTTTCCCCCTCCACCCAAGGACAGGTTTCAGGTTAAGTCGCTGGATGATGAGAAGGGTCTCCTCCAACACCCTGTGTATGCACTGGCTCAGTTTCCTCAACCACTGGCAGTTCGCCCATGGGCTTGGTGTCTGGGGACGTAGGAACCATCTCTGGTACAGGTGGAGCCCCAAATTCAGGAACAGGATCCTTCACATCAAATTTCGAAACGCGTGGCGGCCTCTCATATCTTTCATAACTGGGGCTCCGACTATGGTTACGACTACGACTTCGGCTACGACTGTAGCTGCGACTACGGCCACGGGACCAGCTCCGGCTACGACTCCGACTCCTGGTCCAGCTCCGACTCCTCCTACTCCGGCTGCGGCTGCGGCTTCGACTCCGGCTTCTGCTTCTGTTGATATCCCATGTTCGAACTCTGTCAGGGCTACGGCTATAGCTTCTGCCTCTGCTCCTGTCAGGAAAATCAACTCTATTATCAAATCGTCCCCGTCCACGTCCCCCACGCCCATCCATACTGTTGTACCGATCTTGCGGGCCACTGCCATTTCTACCCCAACCAACATTACCACCACCAGGACCACCAAATCCTCGGCCCCTGTTCCCAGGCCCAGAAAAGAAATCGCCTCTCCCACCACGGCCACCAACAGCACCATCCCTAGGGCCACCACGACCGCCAAAGCCATCTCGCATGCCGCCACGACCACCAAAACCACCATCCCTCATGCCACCACGACCTCCAAAACCCCCATCCCTTGTACCGCCACGACCACCAAAACCCCCATCCCTCATTCCATCACGGCCGCTGGAATCCCAGCGGCCAGTACCACCATTAACAGGCCCACCAGAATCAAAACGGTTCATCGGATTCCTATCCTTGCCAAAACCAGCCCCACCACGTAGAGCAATCTCTCGCACCTCTGGGGGCACTTGCTGGTTAGCTCCCTCCAGAACTTTAATCAAATCAGCTGCATATTTCCAGTCTTGCTCGGAGAAAAAGGTGTAGGACATCCCAGTTGCGCCAGCCCTCCCAGTTCTTCCAATTCGGTGAACATAGTCTTCAACACCAGTAGGGAAATCATAGTTTACCACCACCCTGTAACATGAGAAACTCTGTAAGTATAATGTCTTTGAAACAATGTTGAGGTCTAATTCTAAGCTCAATCATGATCTTTGTCCTAATGCATCGatattttttcattaataaacTCAACATGTTAAATTGGAAATAAAGAAGTGCATTGAAATGAGTTAACCTTATATCTTTGATGTCAAGCCCACGAGCAGCAACGTCAGTGGCAACTAATACTGGGGATTTTCCACTCCGGAACTGATTTAAAACCCAGTCTCGCTCACCTTGAGATTTGTCCCCGTGAATTGCAGCAGCCCCAAAAGTGCGTCCAATACTACGTGCAATCTGATCGCACAACCTCTTGGTGGAACAAAAGACAATGATCTTAGAACCTCGTTCTTGGGATCTTAGGATCTGCTCCAAGCGCCTTTGCTTCTCCATTTGTGGAACAACTTCAACGTACTGCATATTCATTAACAAATCATTTTGCGAGGTGAAGTAATAAAAAGGTTCCTACTTCTTTTTGAACGTATAAAAAGGTTCCCATTTCACAAACAAGTTAATAGTACAAATATATTCTACCCTACGTGTGCGTTTGAAAAACCCTCAGCATAAAATGCACATAAAAAAGGAGATAGACCATCACACAGACCGGCTGTATATAATTATTGATGCGAGCCAGAAGTGAAGTGTACGGCAAAGCTTATGGTTCCGTGTTATAATTAGATTTAAGTTTAATAGAAATTTTTTGCATAAGATTTCTTATATGTGAGTAGTGATACTGATCAAAACTGAAAACATAAAGCACCTGATATGACAATTGTAGTTCTATGATCATAGCACATTAATATACTAGTTACATTATCCTAGAATATGTGCACTTgtcaaaacactaaaaaaaatgTACTCATTCAGAAATTACCTGTGTGATAGACTTGTTTGCAGCAAGCTCATCAACGTTGCCAATATTCACCTGTACAGGATTAACGAGAAGGTCACTTGCTATTTTTCTTACTTCTTTGGGCCATGTTGCTGTGTACATAAGGGTTTGTCTGTGCGGGGGTATTTGATCCACAATTTTACGGATTTGAGGTTCAAAACCCATGTCAAGCATTCGATCTGCTTCATCAAGTACAAGTAGAGAAACTTGCCGAAAAtcaatcttcttcatttctagTATGTCATTAAGACGACCAGGAGTTGCCACAACTATATCTGCTCCACGATCTAACTCTTTTAGCTGAAGGCCCTTTGGAGCTCCACCATACAAGCACTGAATCATGAAGTTCAATCACAGtgaataaaacatataaaccaAAATGAACTGAAAAAATGaaacaatcatatcaataaAGTCAAGCAATGAGCACCCACCGTGCAAGATACCCTAGAAGCTCGCCCAAATTTCAAGACCTCATCTTGTATCTGTGTTGCAAGCTCCCGTGTTGGGGCCAAAACCAAGACTGTTGGGCCATTCTGAGAATGATTACGGCGTTGTCTAAGAAGAATGAATGCAGGCATCAAATAGCCCAAAGTTTTTCCAGAACCAGTTTTCGCAATTGCAACTATATCCCTACTTTGAAGAGCAATTGGCCATGTTTGTGCCTGAATTGGTGTGGGAGATGTAAAGCCAGCAGCATGAATCTGAACCAATAACATAGGTCTAAGAGATCAGGAAAAAGTTTAAGAATGTCTCATGCAAAGATAGATGACAAATATTGTATTGATAGAAGAGTAAGATGACAAAAATGCCCATGGGTATATGGTTGCTTACACAAGCAACTTGAGGCAACAAAAGAGGGCATAAAGACATAACAGGTGGAGCCATTAAGTAAGAAATCCCAGTCACATAAGGTGTGATTTGGATGAAGGGCTAACCACCCTTTTACAAGATAGGCTCCAACAGTTCATTTTGCAGCCAAATTTCAGAATAGTTGTTGCATGTGTAAGTGTGCCAATAGCAGTGCAGCGTACGACATATGCTCCTCCTCCGGAGCAGATATCGCACCTGCGACAAGTGAGAACTGATGAGTTCAAAAGTAGAAGACACATACTAACACAAAAATGGAATGGTATGGATCTCATAATGGATATTTATAAAATATCAGAGAACAAACAAATCCAGGGGGGAACGTAACTTACCTCTCTCAATATCTCTGGAGGAAAACCAGTGTCTTCAAATGTCATGAACGGTGCAGGAAcattgtcaccctatgcaattAAATGCAAAAAATTGAGGTCATAAAGAATACACATTAGTTTAACACGCTATTGTGTCCATAACAACTATAAACAATAAAGCACCATCTCTTATCAAAACCAACATCATTTTGTATCCACTCCTCAAAACCATTTTCAGTGCTGTTCAAATAAATTTACAAGCATTCCCACATTCCCACAAATACATCCCAAGCAAACAGAAATACAGACCGATGCAGTAACTTCATGTTGTTGCCGATAAACTTCAACAGGTGAAAGACTAGTAACACTTGTAGGTCCGGCATAAGGGGGCTTCACCAAAGAGTTATTTGGGAAAGGTGGACCACCTGTTGCTTGACTGTACGCGTTATGCATGGGACCTGGCATGGTATTCAGTGCATTGGCACGACCAGGTGTAGCATTTTGAAATGGAGGACCACCACTCATACTCATctcctgaaaaaaaaatggcatgACATAATGAGAAATCAGTTAACTTTCGAAGAATGCATTTAAATGTAAATAACTTACATGGAAACCTAACAGAACGTGGCAGTGATATTAATTAAGAGATACCTGCTGACTTCTTGCAATCGGAATAGATGCAAGTTTGGGTTGCTGAGGACCTGGTGGCCCTTCTTTATTACTATTGAAGTAATAGTCATTTCCACCTCTACCGTGGAAATTATCTTCATGACCCATTCTTAATCCTACAGGAGGCACATTTGACTGCTGACCACGTATCATTGCCGGGTCCATTTGATTTTGGAACCTAGAACCATGTTGATTGTGAGGCAAATCAGCCCCAGGTTGCTGCAAGTGACCAAAAGAGGAAGGGTGTTGCATGTTTCCTATAGGGCCGCCAAATTGTTGGGGTGGCCCTTGATGAACAGACCTCTGTGGCATTTGTACTGGATTGGTCCCAGTAGGAAGATTCTGCACAGATGAGGCACCCGCAGGTTGAAATCGAGATGGAGAAACACCaatttgatttctttgttgAAAATCATCTTCCTCCCTCTGAGAGAATGCAGGTTTATATTCTTGTTGATTTGCCAGTGGTTGCCCTTGTGCACTATGCATAGATTGCTGTTGTGAACTTTGCTGCCCTTGGGGAGGAATGCTTTGCTGATAAGGGATATAATGCATCTGCTGATGTGCAAACTGATGCATTTGTGACCCGTGGCTCTGTGGTGTGTGTTGCCCCAGTTGCTGAGGCATTTGCTGACCCGGATGCTGCATCATATGCCCATGATGTTGCATGGCCTGTCCCACTTGTGAACTCTGTTGATGTCCAGGTTGAGCCATTTGTGATCCCTGCTGTTGAGCATATGATGTTGGATTCAGCTGTTGTGCCATTATCTGTCCATGCGGTTGAGAATACTGGTTTATTTGCGACCCCTGCTGTTGTGGAGCTTGTGTTATCTGCTGCCCATCCTGAGGCATCACTCCGTTCGGTTGCATTGAATGAGCAACAGGAATTGCAGCCAGCTTTGGTGTGGTAGTAGCAGGAGGTGGGCCTGCTGGCAAGGGTGGCGGCAAAGAAGCCGGTTTTTCATACTGGGTAACGTTAGTTTCAGGATTCCAATAGTATAACAAACCCGTACTACCATCAATCAAACCCTTCCACGGATTTGGAAGTGTAGGATCATCAGGCGCATATCGTGGACCGGCTGGCTCCACTGATGCCATGACTAATACTGATCTACAACGTATCAAACCATTCCATCAAAACATCGACATTGCAAACTCGTTTCGCAAAATTGCACCaaataataaccaaaaaaaaaaaaactaatacaaTCAATCACACATATGGAGTTGCAAAACAACCTCAAatcaaaaaaataattgtttaGTCTTCTGAAGTTAGGATAACCTAATTTAGTGCATGTCTAAATGCCACAGAATctatacaaaagaaaaaataatccaaaatccaaaaattcaatttctgTTCTTACTTTACCAACAGTTTCTCACTTCTCAGAACCCAAATTTCGTACAAAATTAAAACCCCGtatcaaaatttgaattaacaaaaTACATCCGAAACGTTCAACAACCAAGCATATTCAAACttagaaaaaattaaatacCCAAAATTAGAAAGCGAGGTAAAATCAAGCATATAATTCCCAATtcgaaaaaccctaaaaaatcaCGTACCTCGTCGAATATATTGAGCAGCGGCTTCAAAAAACTTCTATTTCTTTGGTATAAAAACAATCAGAGAGCGACGCGAGAAACACAAGAGGTAAATTTTCCGGGAAAATATTTGCTGTTTTGCTTCTCGCCCTCCGTGGGTCGGAGGACTGATTATATGAGTTGTGTGGGGAGGGGGCATGGAATTTCAATGTAGGGTTATGGGGGTAAATATCAGCTGCACCGCCAGTCCAGAATCAGTGGTGAACCTTGAAATAGACGGTTGTGATTAAGAGTACGGTTATTTTTACCTGCATCTCTTAAATTCACCTTTAATTTCACTTTGTCTCGTATAATTCAAAAATCATTACATTACCTTCTAAAATTAAATCTGTTCTACTTTATTATATTTCCGCTTTTCTGTTCAATAGTCGATAAAGTTGTTGAAGTTAATGAGTAAAAATTTAATATCataggcttatttttagctacatCCTCTGTGAAAGTTAATTTTAATCCCACTTTTTAACCCCTAGAACttcattttaatttcaatttgccTCTAGAACTCAAAAGTCGTTATCGTATAAATCTCCACTATGAATTATTGAATGTTAGCTATTATAAATGTTAGCTACACAACGCATATTGGAAATGAATTTGATTACAAATCTATATTATAAATTTCAATATAAATCTCCACTGCGCGTTAACATTTAACAATCAGaaaataataagattacaaTAATAAATTAAGGATTAGAATTTTTTAGGTTGCCATGCTTGAGTTGCAAACCCACATGACGGAATCTGCTACAATTCCACGGACAGCAAATCAATGTTAGAGAAAGAGTGGGAGGAAGAGGCTGGATTGATAgtgaggaagagaagaggggagTTCTCACCGGCAGGATTAGATTGGTAGTGGCAGGACAAACGACGCCAAGAagttgttcttttctttttgggttttggttcaccattttaccaaatatttattttttcaaaaatgcATTCTTTAATTTACATCAGCATATTTGATGGCCTTTGAACGAATTAGATACTTTGTCTACATGGATATGCAACCTGCCTTCTTGTGGTCATCTGCAGTAGAATCTTACTTCATGACTTCAAGGCAAACTTCAAATTTCATGCTACTACTTTCTAAATTAATACGGTACATTTTGAAGATCGACGAGGTTGTAATTGCTGTGTTTTGAATTGTGCTCACCAATTTATCAGAGAGATTATATGTTCATCGACTGTTCGAGCTATTTCTAATGAACTCGATTTGTACGTTGGATTTTACGTTCCGCCAATAAATCTATAGTtttatgggttttatttttgttgtttagtctagaaatttg
This Pyrus communis chromosome 6, drPyrComm1.1, whole genome shotgun sequence DNA region includes the following protein-coding sequences:
- the LOC137736927 gene encoding DEAD-box ATP-dependent RNA helicase 40-like; this translates as MASVEPAGPRYAPDDPTLPNPWKGLIDGSTGLLYYWNPETNVTQYEKPASLPPPLPAGPPPATTTPKLAAIPVAHSMQPNGVMPQDGQQITQAPQQQGSQINQYSQPHGQIMAQQLNPTSYAQQQGSQMAQPGHQQSSQVGQAMQHHGHMMQHPGQQMPQQLGQHTPQSHGSQMHQFAHQQMHYIPYQQSIPPQGQQSSQQQSMHSAQGQPLANQQEYKPAFSQREEDDFQQRNQIGVSPSRFQPAGASSVQNLPTGTNPVQMPQRSVHQGPPQQFGGPIGNMQHPSSFGHLQQPGADLPHNQHGSRFQNQMDPAMIRGQQSNVPPVGLRMGHEDNFHGRGGNDYYFNSNKEGPPGPQQPKLASIPIARSQQEMSMSGGPPFQNATPGRANALNTMPGPMHNAYSQATGGPPFPNNSLVKPPYAGPTSVTSLSPVEVYRQQHEVTASGDNVPAPFMTFEDTGFPPEILREIHAAGFTSPTPIQAQTWPIALQSRDIVAIAKTGSGKTLGYLMPAFILLRQRRNHSQNGPTVLVLAPTRELATQIQDEVLKFGRASRVSCTCLYGGAPKGLQLKELDRGADIVVATPGRLNDILEMKKIDFRQVSLLVLDEADRMLDMGFEPQIRKIVDQIPPHRQTLMYTATWPKEVRKIASDLLVNPVQVNIGNVDELAANKSITQYVEVVPQMEKQRRLEQILRSQERGSKIIVFCSTKRLCDQIARSIGRTFGAAAIHGDKSQGERDWVLNQFRSGKSPVLVATDVAARGLDIKDIRVVVNYDFPTGVEDYVHRIGRTGRAGATGMSYTFFSEQDWKYAADLIKVLEGANQQVPPEVREIALRGGAGFGKDRNPMNRFDSGGPVNGGTGRWDSSGRDGMRDGGFGGRGGTRDGGFGGRGGMRDGGFGGRGGMRDGFGGRGGPRDGAVGGRGGRGDFFSGPGNRGRGFGGPGGGNVGWGRNGSGPQDRYNSMDGRGGRGRGRFDNRVDFPDRSRGRSYSRSPDRVRTWDINRSRSRSRSRSRSRSRRSRSWTRSRSRSRSWSRGRSRSYSRSRSRSRNHSRSPSYERYERPPRVSKFDVKDPVPEFGAPPVPEMVPTSPDTKPMGELPVVEETEPVHTQGVGGDPSHHPAT